In the Granulosicoccus antarcticus IMCC3135 genome, CCCGCCATGGCCCGAGCACTGGCCACCGAGCTGGGACTGGAGTTGAAGCTGATAGCCTACAAAGGCCCCGGCGACGTTGCAGATGGTGCCAGCAAGGGCGAGTGGGATATCGCCAATATTGCACTGGAAGCCGAACGAGCCAAAGTAATCGACTTCAGCCCTGCCTATTGCGAAATACAAGCCACCTATCTCACACCACCCGACTCCCCCATCAACAGCCTGGCTCAGATTGACCAACCGGGCAATCGCATCGCCGTGAAAGAACGCAGCGCCTACGACCTGTGGCTCACCCGTCATATCAAACAGGCAACACTGGTCCGAGCCGCCTCACTGGACGAATCATTCGAACGCTTTCGCGACGAGGGCCTGGAAGTCCTCGCAGGACTACGTCCAAAACTACTCCAGCAACAAACACTGATGCCTGGCTCTACCCTGTTTGACGAAAGCTTCATGGCCGTCCAACAAAGCATGGGGTGCCCGACTGGCAAGACACTGGCTGCAGCCCATATACGAGACTTCGTAAAACGATCCATCGAGTCCGGATTCGTGGCAGAACTGATTGAACGCTATGAAGTGGTGGGGCAGCTGTCAGTGCCGGTGATATCCCCTGAAACGATCGGTTAACGATCAGGATTGCAATGACGCGGTTTAGAAAAGCCTGATCGAAAACCACTAAGTCTCGTTATTGATAGCGTTGCTGATCGTCTTTTTCAGCCATTCTCTGTCATTAGCAGCAATCCATTTACCGAGTTTCATCACACCAAAAGGACAAGCGATTAGCAGCAGGCTTTGTATCAGGGACATAAAACCTGCTTCGCCAGTTTCTTGCACTACAACGACTACCATGATGCCGAAAATAACGAGCGCGAAAACAAGCCAGAACGTCATGAACACTTGCACAAATCGGTTGAGCCGAAAAACTCCGGACAGTTTTGTAGTATTGATTTCAGTTTCAAAATGACCCACAAAAACAGGCCTGAATGAATTCGTTACAAAAGCGGCAGAGCGTTCAAGTTTCACGGAATTAACACCCACAAAGCCTACTATTTTAGGTGAGCCGCCATGAAAGAATCCGAACCGCCTCACTTTTGCCTTTAGCCGGCTAATTGCCAGGTCGGTGGGAACATCAAAAGCCATCTCTAAAATTTCTGAGCCATAAATACTGTGAAATATACTCTTCATAGCCAGGTTACGTTGCAGATTGCTTTTCAGTGAGTTGAGATCCCTGTGGTTCACGCTTAGGATATCGAAATAATTGATACGTAACTGTACTACTTCACTGGACGGATCAACCCTACAAATGGCATATCAACGATGGTCCAGAAGTCTTCATACTAACGGGCGGTCAGGTTGAGAAAGATTCCATGCTGAACCAGGCAATCAACACCTCAAAACACTCCCGCGGGAGCGCTTCCCCATTGACTCAAGCCCCCATTCAAGAGATAATAAGTACCTGTATTAATTAAGGATTCGGCATGGATACCAACCTTGATCTATCTACGATTTCTACCTCCGAACTGGAGTCATCAATCACCCGTTTAAGCTGCGATCTGAACGCGGCAACTTACCGGCAATTGATGCTGCTCGCCGAGTTCGATCGGCGACAGGGCTGGGGCCATGACGGGCTTCGCTCCTGTGCACACTGGTTGAATTGGCGCTGCGGAATTTCGATCGTAGCGGCGCGTGAAAAAATGCGAGTTGCCCATGCGCTGGAAAATCTGCCGCAGACCTGCCAGGCGTTTGTCTCGGGCCAGTTGAGTTACTCCAAGGCAAGAGCCATCACTCGCGTAGGCACTGTCAATAACGAAGCCTGCCTACTCTCATATGCCCGCTACGGCACTGCCAGTCAGCTGGATAAAACCGTCCGACTCTACCGGCAGCAATACCTCGGTGCTGATGCCTTGATGGTCGACTATCACCAACCTGCCCTGACGAATTCAGAGACGAATTCCGAAACTGAAGTCGACCCTTGGGATCAGGAAAACCAGGGTGCCATGCACAACAAGGATTATCGCTTGTTGAATACACGCTGGGATGAGCATGGCTGTCTTTTGATTCAAGCGCGACTGACAGCTGAGCAAGGCGCTCTGGTCATCAAGGCACTGGAGGCGGCGCTCAGTACACTCGCAGAAAGCGAACCATCGGACAGCAGTGAAAGTCATGCGCTGGAAAACACTCCCGCGGGAGCGTCAATTGACGAAGAAGTGTTATCGCATGAGATGAACAAGCGGCCGCCAAGACGCCGGGCCGATGCCTTGCTGTTGATGGCAGAAGCCTTTCTCAAAGACAGCAAAGCTGGCTCATGCACGGATGATCGCTATCAGGTAGTCGTGCATGTCGATAGTGCAGTTCTGGCCAAGGAGCAGTTTGAAAAGCCCAGTGGAGAACCCGATTGTCATGTCGAAAATCAGGTTGCCTTACCGGTCGAGACTGCTCGACGACTCAGTTGTAGCTGCAAAATTGTCACCGCTGTAACCAACGGGTCAGAACCCTTGAACATCGGGCGCAGCACACGGGCTATTCCAACCGGCATCCGGCGAGCGCTGGCTATTCGTGACGGTGCTTGTACTTTTCCGGGCTGCGACTGCCACAAACACCTGGACGCACATCACATTATTCATTGGGCCAATGGCGGCGAGACTTCACTGGAAAACCTGACCCAGCTATGCCATCACCATCACACCCTGATGCACGAAGGTCAGTTCACAGTCGTGCGCCTGTCTGACGGGCAACTCTTGTTCAAACGACCCGACGGCTCAACGATTGCATCGATCGTTGAAGCTGAGTCCGACTGTGACGCTGAATCCATACCCGAATCCAAATTGCCAGTAACTGTCAATGAACTCTGGTCTGGTTGTGGAGATACCATGGACTACGCAATGGCGATGCACAACCTGCATTGCAGGGATAATGCGAGAGCGGCTTGCTGATGGTGAAAAAGCTCATCACCGCTTTGAGAACAACTCTCAGAAAATCCCTTAAAACAAACTGATCTGCTGCCCCGCAAACGGTGCGACCGCAGGCGGCTGTGGATGTACAAATCGCGTCGTGTCGGTGGCGAACACTGGCCGGCCCGTGGCAAGTCCATGACGACGACAGGCCAGTTCGAATTGCTGGCGGATGAAGTCGGCTCTGGGGCCCTCGCCTGAGAAACGGGAACTGAAATCGCTGTTGTTGAGCTTGCCGGCACGCAAGGATCGGATGGCTTTCAATATTCGCTCTTTCTTCAAGGGATAATGAGCGTCCAGCCATTCTGGAAAAAGCTGTGCCAGTTCGTGCGGCAAACGCAGCACGATTGCATTGGCACCGGTTGCCCCTGCCTGGGCACTGGCTGCGACAATGGCGTCTATCTCATGCTCGTTCAGAGCCGGAATAACCGGCGATACGGATACCCTGACGGGTATACCCGCATCGGCCAGCGCCTTCATCGTACGTAGCCGGCGGTGTGGCGCTGCCGCCCTGGGCTCCAGTCGATGGCTCAGCTGATTATCCAGTGTGGTTATAGAAATGGACACGGTGATCAGTTTTCTGGCAGCCAGCTGTGAAAGCAGATCGATATCCCGTTCGATCAGAGCAGACTTGGTAATCAGATAGACAGGGTGTTCGGTTTCCAGCAAGACTTCCAGAATCTGCCGGGTAATTCCCAGGCGCTTTTCCAGTGGCTGATAGGCGTCGGTATTGACACCCAGCGCTATCGGCTTGCACTGATAGCGTGGGTTGGCCAGCTCGCCTCTCAAAAGTTTTGCTGCATCCAGTTTGGCATAGAGCAATCGTTCAAAATCAAGCCCTGCCGAGTGGCCCAGATAGGTGTGTGATGGTCGGGCAAAACAGTAGGCACACCCGTGCTCACAACCCCGATAGGGATTGATCGACTGATCGAAGTGAACATCCGGAGACTGATTGCGCGTGATAACTGTTTTCGCTCTGTCCTCTCGCCACTGGGTACGCGCACTGGTGGCTGACTCCGCGTAGGCATCATCGGTGCAAAGCTGTGCAGTTCGACGCCAGCCATCGTCGATATCCATTCTCTGGAGTGTCTCGAAACGTCCACTGCGATTGCTCTGGGAACCGCGCCCGCGTCGCTTGTCTGGTCTGTCAAACATGGCCTGCTCGTCAGAAGCATTTTTCGCCATACTACTATATTTATAAACAGTATTGCTACTCATTACAGCGCCGTACATGAATGACACCTGATCATCGCTGCTCGAGCGGCTGACCTACACTTGCAGCTTGCGCCCCTGAGCAGCCGACTGGTAGACCAGCTCTTCGAGCTGCAGTGTCAACAGATAAACTTCGGCCCCCGTTTCAAGGCGGCTACCGGTGCGCAAGTGATTGACAACATGCTGCTGAAAAGCCTGTACCGAATCACCGGCAAATCCTGGCCAGTCCTGCGCAGGCAGGATCACCTGATCATCCACGTAGCCGTGAGAGCGCTTGCGCACCTGTCCGTCCCCCTTGATGCTCAGTGTCCCTCGCGTCCCCTCGAACAGCACCTCACCAAAGGTGAGACGTGGATTGTCACTGGAATGATCCAGATGTCGATTGCCATCGAATAGCGCCCGCACGCCATCCTCCATGTCAAACAGGATGAAGCCGGCATCCTCACCGGCAATCACAGGGTTCAGACGTCGCAAATCCGCATAGACTGATTTCACCCGGCCGAACAGATACTGAAAGGTATCGATGTAATGCACCCCGGTTTCATGAATAAGCAGGCGCTGCATGGTCTGGAAATACGGCTGCCTTTCCAGATAGGCTTCCGGCCCCTGTCCATCTCCGGTTCGCAAACGAAAAGTGGCCTGCTGCACCGTGCCAATCTCCCCTGCTTCCATGGCGGCAGCTACCACCCGGAACCAGGGCTGAAACCGGAAGTTCTCGTGCACAATCAGGCACGCATCACTAGCCTTGGCCTCAGCCACGATTTCACGGGCTTCTGCCAGCGACAGACAAAACGGCTTCTGACAGATGATGGTGCTCACACCCGCCGCCAGGGCGCAGCGTATAGCCGCAGCATGAGTAGCAGGCGGTGTGACGATATCCAGAATATCCGGCGATACGTCAGCCAGCATGGTATTCAGGTCAGTGTAAGCCGACTCACAAACCTGTTCTGCACGCGCCAGTTGCGCATCGCAACAGGCGATCAGAGACACAGACTCGATGCGACGCCAGGCTTCATGATGAAACTGGCTGAAATATCCTGCTCCCATACAAGCGACCGTCAAGGTGTCTGCTGCCATGCCATGCTCCCGTGATGCTGTCCTCATGCTCGCATATTATCCGGCGACAACGCCATCGCTCCTGACGCCAGGGACTCAATCAGCGGCCCTGTTGCCCTATACTGCGAGGATATTGCAAATGGTCTCCCGTTTGCGCCCAGGCACGTTCAAAACGAGTATTCATGAAAGACAAATCCGGCTGGAACAAGTATCGCCACAAGCGTCCCGAGATCGTGCCACGCGAATCCGAGCTTGTCATCGAGTCATTGACCAACGCCGGCGATGGTCTTGGGCGCGAAGAGCAACGGGTGATTTTCGTCCCCTATACGGTACCGGGCGACCGTGTGCGCATCAAGATCACACAGCGCAAGAAAACCTATGCGCTCGCCAGCGTGGTTGAGATCCTGGAACCGAGCAAGGACCGCATTAGCGCCCCGTGCGAGTACTTCGAGCGTTGTGGCGGCTGTGATTGGCAGCATGTTCCCTATGCGGTGCAGTTGTCAGCCAAGCAGGAACAGTTGACAGATACTCTGGCACGCATCGGCTTGCTTGAAAATCTGCCCATGAAAACCATCACCCCCTCACCTCAGGAATATGGCTACCGTAACCGTATACAGGGTGAGATCCGCGCTGGACAGTTTCACTACAAATGGCGACGCAGCGATCAACGAATCGCCATCGACAAGTGTGTTATTGCCGAAGATGCCATCAACGAATACCTGGCATCAACTGATCTGACACAAACACTGCAAGGTCGAGTGGAAATCTCGGTTGAAGACGGCGTTGTTACCATGTCTGCCGTGAATGATCGTAATTCCACCGAACTGGGCTTCAGGCAGGTCAATACGGCTGTCAGCGATGTTCTGACGGCTCGCCTGCTGGAACTGGTGGGAAAATCTGAATGCCAGCACATCGTGGATCTCTACTGTGGCCGTGGTCACTGGACCAACCTGATAGCGCAGACTCACCCGGACCGCAAAGTTGTCGGCGTCGATGTATCGGCCGAGAATATTGACGCAGCACGCGCTCAAACTCACGAATTGGCGCTGGAAAATGTCGCTTTCCACCAGGCCGAAGTCGAGAAAACCCTGAAAAAGCTGGGTATCAAGGAAAGTCTGTGCATTGTCGACCCACCTCGCTCTGGCCTCGACACCACCGTGATCGATACCCTGATTGAGGAACCTTGCAAGCATTTGCTGTATGTCTCATGCCACCCTGCAACGCTGGCCAGAGATCTGAAGCGTCTGACTGAATCTGGTTACCGAGTCGTGAGCGTGGAATCACTGGACATGTTCCCGCAAACCGCGCACCTGGAATCCCTCGTGCACCTTGAGCGCATCTAGAACCATCGTTCATCCGCTGCCCGGCGATTTCTTGCCGGGCAGCGCGCTTTACACCTGATAGCCGAGTTCTCCACCATAATTATTGCAGGCTGGAGAACGACTAACAGATAGCCAGAATGCGCTGATATTCGCGAATCAGCTGCTCATCTACCAGGCCACGCCCCTGCGCAAACCCAAACGCCTCGTAATCGCTTTCTTCGCCAGAGACTCGCGTACACGAAGAGTGAAAGGATCCGATACCTGTTTGTGAGCGGATCTGCCCGGCCAATGTCGGGCTCAAGCCGGCACCTGCCATTATGCAGATTCGATTTCCGGCGTATGCCTGCATCTGCCCCAGTTGCACCAGCCCTTCACCCACCTGCCTGGCACCACCGGATGTCAGAATGCGCTCAAACCCCAGAGCGACGGCCTGATCAATTGCCTGTAGCGGATCGTCAAGCATATCGATCACCCGGTGCAAGGTCTTGCCCATCGAACCGGCAGCCTCACACAACCGTTCCAGGCAGGCCTGATCCAGGGCGCCAGCGGTGGTTGCAGCTCCCAGAACAACACCAGCAAGGCCCGCCTCACCCGCCGCTTTGATGTCCACGCACATGATATCTACCTCAGCCTTGCTAAAGCAGAAGTCTCCCGCCCTGGGACGAACCATTGCGTAGACCTGAGCGGCTTGGCCATCAGAGCCAGAGAGCATCTTGTGCGAATTCGCCTGTGCAGCCCTTTGCATGAAGCCATGACTCGGAGTCAACCCACCCAGCGCCAATGCAGCACAGAGTTCGATACGCTCAACACCGGCCTTTTCACACACCGATAGTGCCTGCTCACTATCCACGCACACTTCCAGCTCTGCCCTGGCTGATTGCTGATGCTGAGCAGATAGGGTACTCACAAGGCGGTCAGAACCTGACGCACTCTTAGTGCCGCACCCAACAGCCCCTGTTCGGGACCAGAAGCCGCGGAATACAGCAAGGATGACTGGATATTTATCAAAGAACGGTTACAGACCTCCCTGTCCAACGCCTCGATCAATGCTTCACTACGAGCCAACCCACCGCCAACGGGCACAATGGCCGGACCAATCAGGTTGACCGCGGCGGCCAATGCACCTCCCACCACGTCCAGCCATAGGTCAATGACCTGCTCAGAGTCTTGGCAACCGGACTGCCAGGCTTTCACGATATCCAGACTGGTGGCATGACGGCCATGCAAGTGATGATGCAACCGTTCAATCCCACGCGCCCCACCCAGCGTATCCACACAGCCTTGCTGACCACAACTGCACGACACAACAGGCAAGGCGGTACCGGTGCGCATGGCACTGGCGGGCCCATGTCCCCATTCGCCAGAAAGCCCGCCTAGTCCAACATGCAGGCGACCATCCAGTACCAGCGCTCCACCAACCCCGGTACCCAGAATGACAGCCAGCACACCGCTGTATTGCCGAGCCCTGCCCAGATGGGCTTCAGCCAAAGCAAACGCATCGGCATCGTTGATCAGAACCACACCTCTACCCAGGATCAGCTCCAGCTCCCGGGCCAGTTCGTGGCCACTGATACACGGTATGTTGGCACTGTTGATCTGGCCTGTCTGAGGGTCAATGACGCCAGCAATGGACACGCCCAGAGTGCTGCTATCAGGTGGACAAATGCGCTTTATGGCCGCGCAGAAATCATCAAAATGATCCACCGGGGTTGCCATCCGCGCATGTTCCGTAATCTGACCCGACTCGGTGACAGATGCTGCAACGATTTTTGAACCACCGATATCAAGACAGAGGTTCATCGACATAAACATGCCGTGATCGATGAGGGATGAAAATGTACCGCTTGGCAGGCTTTATGAGAGTTCAAATGACTGTTCGACTTGACTGAAAATACCTTTCAAACTATCACATCAATAGCCGGCTCTGGCAGCACGAGCAATCAGTCATGCAACAGGCACTGTCGCAACCTCGTCGGCTTTCTGTTCACGTAGCATGTCCAGAATGGCCTCTTTCAGATTCTCTGGAGAAACCGGTTTGGTGAGACAGTGAAAGCCGGCTCTTTCAATCTCATGCAATTCATCAGCTCCCGAGGCACCACTCACCAACATGGCCGGCATAGCCTGCTCCAGGACTTCACGCAATAGTTGAATCGCATCGAGTCCGCTGCAGCCGTTTGCCAGATGCAAATCACACACCACCGCATCCGGCTCAAGGGCAAGAGAGAACAATCGTTGCAGCCCTTCTTCCGCATCACGCACACACACAGCGATGCACCCCCACTGAGTCAGCATGCTTTGCATGGCGTCCCGTATGGCGACATCATCATCGATAAAAACGATGCAACGTCGCAACAGATTTTCCTCTGTTTTCACAGATTCAAATGCCCGACTATCACCAGGATCACTGGAATTCGATTCACGTTCGGGTGATGAATCGCACGATTCAACGCCTGTCGCCATCAGCAACCTGACTTCCGTACCGCCGCCCTTAGCCACATCCAACTTGATATCTATATCAAGCAATGCGCTCAGTCTGTGCACTATGGATAATCCAAGCCCAACCCCTGAAGCCCTCTGACTATCACCCTCCATCAGCTGATAGAACTCACTGAATACTTTCTGGCGCTCAGAGTCGGGTATGCCATGCCCGGTATCACTGACAAGGATGCTCAGACCCGCGCTTTCACGGCGGACAATGATGGACACACCTCCGGTCTCGGTAAATTTGATGGCATTGCTGATCAGATTTCGCAATATCCGGGCAAACAAGGTGCGATCGGTATAGATAATTTCATTCGGGTAATCACACACACAATACAAGCCTTTCTCACTGGCCACCGGCGAGAACTCTAGCGAGAGTAGCTCGAAAATCGATTCCAGAGAGACTGCCTCATATTCCGGCTTTACTACATTGGCATCCAGCCTTGAGACATCCAGCAGGCTGTTGAACATATTGTTGAGGGCCACCGTCGATTTTTCGATGGATTCAAACAGCTTCTGATTTGTCTCATTCTCGCTCTTCTGTCGCAAAGCGTGATGAAAAAGCCCGAGGGCATGTAATGGTTGTCGCAGATCATGGCTCGCTGTTGCCAGAAAGCGGCTCTTGTCGATAACCGCTTGTTCGGCACGTGCCTGGGCTTTTTGCGCGAACGACTGCTGCAATGACAAGCTTTCAACAAGGGCCTTGTTTTCAAGGTTCAGTCGGGCAATGTGTCGGTAACGGTTCTGAGTCAGGCGCCCCAGCAACTCAATACTGAGCACTGTTATCACGATGATCAGCGCCAGCAACCACAAGTCCTTTCCCCCACTGTAGACAAGCATTACAACCATAGGCGTTACCAGACTTGACAACATGAACCGGGAAACAGGCGGAAAAAACACGGTAACTGCAGACAATATGCAAACCAGAGAACAGAAAGCCCCAATCAACAATAGTCTGTTCTGATCAGGCATGGGATAGAAAACGGCCAGACTCGCCAGTCCGTATATGACACCTGAATAGACCGAACCTGCATCAAAAACAAGCCGCCAGCAAGGGGCGCATTGCTTACTCTGAGACAATCGTTTGTACTTTTCACCGACGTAAACCTTGATCGCCCCCTCAATGACACAGGCGACCAGAAACCAGACAAGCCATAAAGTCGGCACATGCCCCCTTACGGCATAGATACCAACGCCCAGAATCGCAAATACCGATATTGCGTAGTACTTGCTATGTACAAGCACGTCACGAATCAGCATATGCTCCCAGTCATTCAAGGGAACGGTTCGGTAGTCTCGATAGGACGAGGCAATTGTGGCAATCCATGACCTGTTGCCGCTCTCGCCTCTCATCCCTCTCTCTCGATCTGCATACGCACAAACACCGGTCATGGAGCAACAAGATTTCCGGATGAGGCCCCTGAAATCCTAAACTGACAACAAATGCGTCGACTGTCTCGCTGGCAAATGTCGGTGACCCTGTGTGAGTCGAGGCATGATAATTCCTCGTAATACAGCCTCAAGAGCCTGGGTGGTAGAAACCAATCAGCTACGAGGGGTTTCTGTCGTGCAGGCTCCTAGTCGTATGTATAACCCATTTCCAGATTTATTGCGATTCGATCCGTATTGACAATGTCTCTGTCTCAAGCTGGACAAGGGTTTGTTCATTGAGATGCACATGACCATCGATAGTCGTCGGCGTGAAACTGACGGCATACTCACCGGGTGCTGACATTGCATAATAATCAGCGATATTCATCTGCACGTCGACCCGCTCATGAGCGGGTATTTTCAGATAATCCTCTTCTGAGGGTGATGATCTCTTGACCATTCGCCCCTCATAGGCGACTGGCTCTCCATCCAGTGTGACGGTAAAAACATCTGCTGACAGATTACGTTCCAGCGGAGTATTCCAGATCAGTAAATCAATCTCAGTGTCACTGTTATTGCGGACATAGAATGTGAGTTCGGATCTGACAGCCTTGTCATCGTCAGCTTCTATACCTGCAACCAACACCGCTTGCATCGAGTCTTCCGGCATTTTAACAACCTTGTTGATCTGCTCGCTCGCACTGCAGGCGCTGCCTCCCAGAACCATCATCAGAGCAAAAACCGCGAAAGTCTTGAAGTGCATCATCCCCGCCCCCTTCTCGTCACTGAACGTTGATAGGCAAGCGATAGCAGTAGCACACCGAGTCCCCAGAAATTCAAGGAACCAATACCACTACTACTACTTGATGCTATTGGCGTTACGGATGGAACCAGATCATCATCCGGAATTGCTGGCGTTGTTGTAGGCGCATCAGGTACTGATGGTGTGACAGGGACAACCGGTGCTGGGTCATCATCGTCCGGCAGTGGTGCGATGGGATCTGCTGTCTGTGAGGTTGCCAACAGTGAATAATCGGAGGCCGTGGAGCCGACAACCAATACGTAGTAGGTATTGTCCGGCAACGGCAAGTCACAGCTATCCGTCGTTGAGTCGGCAATAATCGAAGCAGATGCGCAGACCAGGTTCGCATCGACAAAGTCTATGGAATCGAAGATATAAAGATCAGCATCACCACTGAGTGACTCCAGCTCGACAAGTTGCGCACCATTTACCAGATAGACGTCTCGCGCATTCTCTTCCAATGCGCCTGCCAAGGCGCTATCCAGTTCCAGAGTTACTGCTGCTGGCGCGACGGGCTCCGGGGAGCTGGCTTCCAGCGTGAAGCTGGCCGAGGTAAACCCGAAAACCCGGATATACACGGTACCTTCCACAAAATTCTCACAGATATCGACCGCATTTGCATTGATCGAATTACAGCTCTCTGCACTCAGTGCCTCATCCGTGTAAACATACAGATCGGCATCGCCAGAGATTGAGGTCAAAGTGATCTTCTGAGCACCGCTCACCTGGTAGGTAATGAAGTCATCGCTGCCCACCGTTCCACTGAGCGAGGTATCCAGCGTCAACGTCGTGTGCTGCAAGGGCTGCGTAGGATTCGTGGTACCGAGAATTTCCAGTTCAGGAGTATTTTCTGCAAAATATTCATGGCTATCGGC is a window encoding:
- a CDS encoding transporter substrate-binding domain-containing protein, whose translation is MPDNTNQTTARSELIASLAPHGILRAGINMSNFLLVNQTDASGQPDGVSPAMARALATELGLELKLIAYKGPGDVADGASKGEWDIANIALEAERAKVIDFSPAYCEIQATYLTPPDSPINSLAQIDQPGNRIAVKERSAYDLWLTRHIKQATLVRAASLDESFERFRDEGLEVLAGLRPKLLQQQTLMPGSTLFDESFMAVQQSMGCPTGKTLAAAHIRDFVKRSIESGFVAELIERYEVVGQLSVPVISPETIG
- a CDS encoding HNH endonuclease signature motif containing protein yields the protein MDTNLDLSTISTSELESSITRLSCDLNAATYRQLMLLAEFDRRQGWGHDGLRSCAHWLNWRCGISIVAAREKMRVAHALENLPQTCQAFVSGQLSYSKARAITRVGTVNNEACLLSYARYGTASQLDKTVRLYRQQYLGADALMVDYHQPALTNSETNSETEVDPWDQENQGAMHNKDYRLLNTRWDEHGCLLIQARLTAEQGALVIKALEAALSTLAESEPSDSSESHALENTPAGASIDEEVLSHEMNKRPPRRRADALLLMAEAFLKDSKAGSCTDDRYQVVVHVDSAVLAKEQFEKPSGEPDCHVENQVALPVETARRLSCSCKIVTAVTNGSEPLNIGRSTRAIPTGIRRALAIRDGACTFPGCDCHKHLDAHHIIHWANGGETSLENLTQLCHHHHTLMHEGQFTVVRLSDGQLLFKRPDGSTIASIVEAESDCDAESIPESKLPVTVNELWSGCGDTMDYAMAMHNLHCRDNARAAC
- a CDS encoding PA0069 family radical SAM protein; this encodes MFDRPDKRRGRGSQSNRSGRFETLQRMDIDDGWRRTAQLCTDDAYAESATSARTQWREDRAKTVITRNQSPDVHFDQSINPYRGCEHGCAYCFARPSHTYLGHSAGLDFERLLYAKLDAAKLLRGELANPRYQCKPIALGVNTDAYQPLEKRLGITRQILEVLLETEHPVYLITKSALIERDIDLLSQLAARKLITVSISITTLDNQLSHRLEPRAAAPHRRLRTMKALADAGIPVRVSVSPVIPALNEHEIDAIVAASAQAGATGANAIVLRLPHELAQLFPEWLDAHYPLKKERILKAIRSLRAGKLNNSDFSSRFSGEGPRADFIRQQFELACRRHGLATGRPVFATDTTRFVHPQPPAVAPFAGQQISLF
- a CDS encoding Gfo/Idh/MocA family protein translates to MRTASREHGMAADTLTVACMGAGYFSQFHHEAWRRIESVSLIACCDAQLARAEQVCESAYTDLNTMLADVSPDILDIVTPPATHAAAIRCALAAGVSTIICQKPFCLSLAEAREIVAEAKASDACLIVHENFRFQPWFRVVAAAMEAGEIGTVQQATFRLRTGDGQGPEAYLERQPYFQTMQRLLIHETGVHYIDTFQYLFGRVKSVYADLRRLNPVIAGEDAGFILFDMEDGVRALFDGNRHLDHSSDNPRLTFGEVLFEGTRGTLSIKGDGQVRKRSHGYVDDQVILPAQDWPGFAGDSVQAFQQHVVNHLRTGSRLETGAEVYLLTLQLEELVYQSAAQGRKLQV
- a CDS encoding class I SAM-dependent RNA methyltransferase, which encodes MKDKSGWNKYRHKRPEIVPRESELVIESLTNAGDGLGREEQRVIFVPYTVPGDRVRIKITQRKKTYALASVVEILEPSKDRISAPCEYFERCGGCDWQHVPYAVQLSAKQEQLTDTLARIGLLENLPMKTITPSPQEYGYRNRIQGEIRAGQFHYKWRRSDQRIAIDKCVIAEDAINEYLASTDLTQTLQGRVEISVEDGVVTMSAVNDRNSTELGFRQVNTAVSDVLTARLLELVGKSECQHIVDLYCGRGHWTNLIAQTHPDRKVVGVDVSAENIDAARAQTHELALENVAFHQAEVEKTLKKLGIKESLCIVDPPRSGLDTTVIDTLIEEPCKHLLYVSCHPATLARDLKRLTESGYRVVSVESLDMFPQTAHLESLVHLERI
- a CDS encoding copper homeostasis protein CutC, with protein sequence MSTLSAQHQQSARAELEVCVDSEQALSVCEKAGVERIELCAALALGGLTPSHGFMQRAAQANSHKMLSGSDGQAAQVYAMVRPRAGDFCFSKAEVDIMCVDIKAAGEAGLAGVVLGAATTAGALDQACLERLCEAAGSMGKTLHRVIDMLDDPLQAIDQAVALGFERILTSGGARQVGEGLVQLGQMQAYAGNRICIMAGAGLSPTLAGQIRSQTGIGSFHSSCTRVSGEESDYEAFGFAQGRGLVDEQLIREYQRILAIC
- a CDS encoding ROK family protein produces the protein MSMNLCLDIGGSKIVAASVTESGQITEHARMATPVDHFDDFCAAIKRICPPDSSTLGVSIAGVIDPQTGQINSANIPCISGHELARELELILGRGVVLINDADAFALAEAHLGRARQYSGVLAVILGTGVGGALVLDGRLHVGLGGLSGEWGHGPASAMRTGTALPVVSCSCGQQGCVDTLGGARGIERLHHHLHGRHATSLDIVKAWQSGCQDSEQVIDLWLDVVGGALAAAVNLIGPAIVPVGGGLARSEALIEALDREVCNRSLINIQSSLLYSAASGPEQGLLGAALRVRQVLTAL
- a CDS encoding hybrid sensor histidine kinase/response regulator, yielding MRGESGNRSWIATIASSYRDYRTVPLNDWEHMLIRDVLVHSKYYAISVFAILGVGIYAVRGHVPTLWLVWFLVACVIEGAIKVYVGEKYKRLSQSKQCAPCWRLVFDAGSVYSGVIYGLASLAVFYPMPDQNRLLLIGAFCSLVCILSAVTVFFPPVSRFMLSSLVTPMVVMLVYSGGKDLWLLALIIVITVLSIELLGRLTQNRYRHIARLNLENKALVESLSLQQSFAQKAQARAEQAVIDKSRFLATASHDLRQPLHALGLFHHALRQKSENETNQKLFESIEKSTVALNNMFNSLLDVSRLDANVVKPEYEAVSLESIFELLSLEFSPVASEKGLYCVCDYPNEIIYTDRTLFARILRNLISNAIKFTETGGVSIIVRRESAGLSILVSDTGHGIPDSERQKVFSEFYQLMEGDSQRASGVGLGLSIVHRLSALLDIDIKLDVAKGGGTEVRLLMATGVESCDSSPERESNSSDPGDSRAFESVKTEENLLRRCIVFIDDDVAIRDAMQSMLTQWGCIAVCVRDAEEGLQRLFSLALEPDAVVCDLHLANGCSGLDAIQLLREVLEQAMPAMLVSGASGADELHEIERAGFHCLTKPVSPENLKEAILDMLREQKADEVATVPVA